CCGCCGTCTGGTAGGTCGCCGCGATGGCGGCCAGGGCGACGGTGACGTGGAGCAGCACCGCCAGCATCACCCCGGCGATCGCGCCCGCCGTCCGCAGCCGTCCCCAGAGCAGGCTCAGCGCCAGCGGCAGCACCACGGCCCCGGCGAAACCGCCCGCGAGCTCGACCCACCACGGCCGCTCCCCCATCCACGGCAGGTCGACCGCGCCCCACCACGAGCGGTCGAGCAGGTCGCTCGTGGCGCTGTAGCCGAGGGAGACGATGACGGCGATCGTGAGGGCGGCGGCCACCCGGTAGGACCAGTGCCGAGCCGTCGACCAGGGCACCGCGCGGCCCATGAAGACGGTGGCCACGGTCACCGCCGACCACACGATCCAGCGCCGGACGACGCCCGTGCCGGTGTCGGCCATCGCGTCGCGGAAGACCCGGTCGGCCTCGACCCGGTCGACCACGTGGCCCTCCGTTGAGACGTAGGACGTCGGGTCGTCGCGACCCGCCACGAGGGCGTCGTGGAGCAGCGCGGCCGGCAGGTGGGCGCCCGTCTTGGGCACCAGCCAGGTGAAGAGGGCGGGCACGGACGTCAGGTCGGTGCGGAAGTCGGGGCGCGCCGGCACGAGCAGCTCGCCGAGGTGGCGGTCGCGGTAGGCCAGGCGTCGCGCCAGCGCGAACGTCTCGACCCCCTCGTCGGAGTGGCGCTCGAGCACGATGCGGGGGTCGGAGCCCGGATCGGGCGGCTCGCCGGGCCCGGTCGGCGTCGGCAGGGTGCCGCCGTCGTAGAACCTGCGCGGCTGCACCGCGACCTGTCCCCAGCGCTCCCGAGTGCCCATGGCCCCAGTGTGGCGCTGCCGACCGACAGGCGTCAGGGGTCGAGCAGGTCGTTGCGGAACGCTCCGGCGGGGTCGAGGCGCGCACGCAGCGCCTCGAACCCAGCGCGGTCGTAGGCGCCGCCGGGGTCGCGCAGCGCCGGGGTGGCCGTGATCTTGCCCCAGTGGGCGCGCGGCTCCCACGGCGCGAGCGCGTCCTCCACCGCACGCAGTGCGGGGCGCACCAGCGCCGCGTCGGGACGCCACGTGAAGTGCGCGGCGACCGTGTCGCGGCCACGGAACGGGCTCAGCCACAGGTCGTCGGCGGCGATCGAGCGGATCTCGTGGACGAGGAGGGCCGGGGCGACCAGCGGGGCGATGGC
The sequence above is drawn from the Nocardioides sp. zg-1228 genome and encodes:
- a CDS encoding DUF1353 domain-containing protein; this encodes MGTRERWGQVAVQPRRFYDGGTLPTPTGPGEPPDPGSDPRIVLERHSDEGVETFALARRLAYRDRHLGELLVPARPDFRTDLTSVPALFTWLVPKTGAHLPAALLHDALVAGRDDPTSYVSTEGHVVDRVEADRVFRDAMADTGTGVVRRWIVWSAVTVATVFMGRAVPWSTARHWSYRVAAALTIAVIVSLGYSATSDLLDRSWWGAVDLPWMGERPWWVELAGGFAGAVVLPLALSLLWGRLRTAGAIAGVMLAVLLHVTVALAAIAATYQTAEWLARRSPVAAWALAGAVTGAALVLFALLNLG